Proteins encoded by one window of Manihot esculenta cultivar AM560-2 chromosome 10, M.esculenta_v8, whole genome shotgun sequence:
- the LOC110625146 gene encoding beta-glucosidase 12 isoform X1, which produces MLGVQKPLTMKTTGLHYLIFSFLLACSVAHSHQGTPATNTKGASSLKRTSFPADFVFGTASSAYQYEGAASEDGKGPSIWDTFTQRHPDKIEDHSSGKIADDSYHRYKEDVALMKGLGFDAYRFSISWPRILPFGHVSGGINQKGIDYYNNLINELLSNGIKPFVTLFHWDVPQALEDEYGSFLSPKIVKDFRDYAELCFSKFGDRVKHWITLNEPLSYAGGVYVVGICSKSSSTNCNRGDSSTDPYTVGHYQLLAHAAAVEVYRKKFQKSQKGQIGITLNAGWFVPLTESSNDHKAASRAIAFQYDWFMEPLKSGSYPIDMVKLVGKRLPTFSEKEASLVKGAFDFIGVNYYTANYATDVPCKTNSLSYTTDSCVNVSSYRNGVPIGKKSGSSWLYVYPRGIEDLLLYTKYKFDDPVIYITENGVSELNTGSVSLEDNLRVDYYHDHLSYLRNAMAIGVNVKGFFAWSLLDNFEWGSGYTVRFGLVFIDYKDGLKRYPKKSANWFKDFLGSVNHTA; this is translated from the exons ATGCTCGGTGTTCAAAAGCCATTGACCATGAAAACTACCGGTCTCCATTATCTAATTTTCAGTTTCTTGCTTGCTTGCTCAGTGGCTCACAGTCATCAAGGTACGCCGGCCACCAACACTAAGGGTGCTTCTTCTCTTAAGCGAACCAGTTTTCCGGCAGATTTTGTGTTTGGGACTGCATCGTCAGCCTATCAG TATGAAGGTGCTGCATCTGAAGATGGTAAAGGACCTAGCATATGGGATACCTTCACTCAGAGACATCCAG ACAAGATCGAGGACCACAGTAGTGGAAAGATTGCGGACGACTCATATCATAGGTACAAG GAAGATGTGGCTCTAATGAAAGGATTAGGTTTTGATGCTTATAGATTTTCTATCTCCTGGCCTAGAATTTTGCCTT ttggtCATGTTAGTGGAGGAATAAATCAAAAGGGTATTGATTACTACAACAATCTCATCAATGAACTCTTGTCAAATG GAATCAAACCTTTTGTGACTCTATTCCACTGGGATGTTCCACAAGCCCTTGAAGATGAATATGGTAGTTTTTTAAGCCCCAAAATTGT CAAAGACTTTAGAGACTACGCAGAATTATGCTTTAGCAAATTTGGAGATAGGGTAAAGCACTGGATTACGTTAAATGAGCCACTATCCTATGCTGGTGGTGTATATGTAGTTGGAATATGTTCAAAGTCCTCCTCTACAAACTGCAACAGAGGTGATTCCAGTACTGACCCATACACAGTTGGCCACTACCAGCTTCTTGCTCATGCTGCTGCAGTTGAAGTCTACAGGAAAAAGTTCCag AAGTCTCAAAAAGGCCAAATTGGGATTACCCTGAATGCCGGATGGTTTGTGCCCTTAACCGAGTCAAGTAATGACCATAAAGCAGCATCTAGAGCCATTGCTTTTCAATATGATTG GTTTATGGAACCACTAAAGTCCGGTTCATACCCTATTGATATGGTTAAGCTTGTGGGAAAACGATTGCCAACATTCTCTGAAAAGGAAGCTTCATTGGTTAAAGGAGCTTTTGATTTCATTGGAGTAAACTACTACACTGCAAATTATGCAACTGATGTTCCTTGCAAAACCAACAGCTTGAGCTACACGACAGACTCTTGTGTCAATGTTTCATCCTATAGAAATGGGGTTCCAATAGGCAAAAAGAGTGGGTCAAGTTGGCTTTATGTTTACCCAAGAGGGATTGAAGATCTTCTGCTCTATACCAAGTACAAGTTTGATGATCCTGTCATCTACATAACTGAGAATGGAGTTAGTGAGTTGAATACTGGTTCGGTTTCTCTAGAGGATAACCTCAGGGTAGATTACTACCATGATCATTTGTCTTACCTTAGAAATGCAATGGCAATTGGCGTCAATGTTAAGGGATTCTTTGCATGGTCATTATTGGACAATTTTGAATGGGGTTCTGGTTATACAGTTCGATTTGGTTTGGTATTTATAGACTACAAGGATGGATTGAAAAGGTATCCAAAAAAATCAGCAAATTGGTTCAAAGACTTTCTTGGTTCTGTGAATCACACAGCATAG
- the LOC110625146 gene encoding beta-glucosidase 13 isoform X3 — protein sequence MKGLGFDAYRFSISWPRILPFGHVSGGINQKGIDYYNNLINELLSNGIKPFVTLFHWDVPQALEDEYGSFLSPKIVKDFRDYAELCFSKFGDRVKHWITLNEPLSYAGGVYVVGICSKSSSTNCNRGDSSTDPYTVGHYQLLAHAAAVEVYRKKFQKSQKGQIGITLNAGWFVPLTESSNDHKAASRAIAFQYDWFMEPLKSGSYPIDMVKLVGKRLPTFSEKEASLVKGAFDFIGVNYYTANYATDVPCKTNSLSYTTDSCVNVSSYRNGVPIGKKSGSSWLYVYPRGIEDLLLYTKYKFDDPVIYITENGVSELNTGSVSLEDNLRVDYYHDHLSYLRNAMAIGVNVKGFFAWSLLDNFEWGSGYTVRFGLVFIDYKDGLKRYPKKSANWFKDFLGSVNHTA from the exons ATGAAAGGATTAGGTTTTGATGCTTATAGATTTTCTATCTCCTGGCCTAGAATTTTGCCTT ttggtCATGTTAGTGGAGGAATAAATCAAAAGGGTATTGATTACTACAACAATCTCATCAATGAACTCTTGTCAAATG GAATCAAACCTTTTGTGACTCTATTCCACTGGGATGTTCCACAAGCCCTTGAAGATGAATATGGTAGTTTTTTAAGCCCCAAAATTGT CAAAGACTTTAGAGACTACGCAGAATTATGCTTTAGCAAATTTGGAGATAGGGTAAAGCACTGGATTACGTTAAATGAGCCACTATCCTATGCTGGTGGTGTATATGTAGTTGGAATATGTTCAAAGTCCTCCTCTACAAACTGCAACAGAGGTGATTCCAGTACTGACCCATACACAGTTGGCCACTACCAGCTTCTTGCTCATGCTGCTGCAGTTGAAGTCTACAGGAAAAAGTTCCag AAGTCTCAAAAAGGCCAAATTGGGATTACCCTGAATGCCGGATGGTTTGTGCCCTTAACCGAGTCAAGTAATGACCATAAAGCAGCATCTAGAGCCATTGCTTTTCAATATGATTG GTTTATGGAACCACTAAAGTCCGGTTCATACCCTATTGATATGGTTAAGCTTGTGGGAAAACGATTGCCAACATTCTCTGAAAAGGAAGCTTCATTGGTTAAAGGAGCTTTTGATTTCATTGGAGTAAACTACTACACTGCAAATTATGCAACTGATGTTCCTTGCAAAACCAACAGCTTGAGCTACACGACAGACTCTTGTGTCAATGTTTCATCCTATAGAAATGGGGTTCCAATAGGCAAAAAGAGTGGGTCAAGTTGGCTTTATGTTTACCCAAGAGGGATTGAAGATCTTCTGCTCTATACCAAGTACAAGTTTGATGATCCTGTCATCTACATAACTGAGAATGGAGTTAGTGAGTTGAATACTGGTTCGGTTTCTCTAGAGGATAACCTCAGGGTAGATTACTACCATGATCATTTGTCTTACCTTAGAAATGCAATGGCAATTGGCGTCAATGTTAAGGGATTCTTTGCATGGTCATTATTGGACAATTTTGAATGGGGTTCTGGTTATACAGTTCGATTTGGTTTGGTATTTATAGACTACAAGGATGGATTGAAAAGGTATCCAAAAAAATCAGCAAATTGGTTCAAAGACTTTCTTGGTTCTGTGAATCACACAGCATAG
- the LOC110625146 gene encoding beta-glucosidase 12 isoform X2, translated as MLGVQKPLTMKTTGLHYLIFSFLLACSVAHSHQGTPATNTKGASSLKRTSFPADFVFGTASSAYQYEGAASEDGKGPSIWDTFTQRHPDKIEDHSSGKIADDSYHRYKEDVALMKGLGFDAYRFSISWPRILPFGHVSGGINQKGIDYYNNLINELLSNGIKPFVTLFHWDVPQALEDEYGSFLSPKIVKDFRDYAELCFSKFGDRVKHWITLNEPLSYAGGVYVVGICSKSSSTNCNRGDSSTDPYTVGHYQLLAHAAAVEVYRKKFQSQKGQIGITLNAGWFVPLTESSNDHKAASRAIAFQYDWFMEPLKSGSYPIDMVKLVGKRLPTFSEKEASLVKGAFDFIGVNYYTANYATDVPCKTNSLSYTTDSCVNVSSYRNGVPIGKKSGSSWLYVYPRGIEDLLLYTKYKFDDPVIYITENGVSELNTGSVSLEDNLRVDYYHDHLSYLRNAMAIGVNVKGFFAWSLLDNFEWGSGYTVRFGLVFIDYKDGLKRYPKKSANWFKDFLGSVNHTA; from the exons ATGCTCGGTGTTCAAAAGCCATTGACCATGAAAACTACCGGTCTCCATTATCTAATTTTCAGTTTCTTGCTTGCTTGCTCAGTGGCTCACAGTCATCAAGGTACGCCGGCCACCAACACTAAGGGTGCTTCTTCTCTTAAGCGAACCAGTTTTCCGGCAGATTTTGTGTTTGGGACTGCATCGTCAGCCTATCAG TATGAAGGTGCTGCATCTGAAGATGGTAAAGGACCTAGCATATGGGATACCTTCACTCAGAGACATCCAG ACAAGATCGAGGACCACAGTAGTGGAAAGATTGCGGACGACTCATATCATAGGTACAAG GAAGATGTGGCTCTAATGAAAGGATTAGGTTTTGATGCTTATAGATTTTCTATCTCCTGGCCTAGAATTTTGCCTT ttggtCATGTTAGTGGAGGAATAAATCAAAAGGGTATTGATTACTACAACAATCTCATCAATGAACTCTTGTCAAATG GAATCAAACCTTTTGTGACTCTATTCCACTGGGATGTTCCACAAGCCCTTGAAGATGAATATGGTAGTTTTTTAAGCCCCAAAATTGT CAAAGACTTTAGAGACTACGCAGAATTATGCTTTAGCAAATTTGGAGATAGGGTAAAGCACTGGATTACGTTAAATGAGCCACTATCCTATGCTGGTGGTGTATATGTAGTTGGAATATGTTCAAAGTCCTCCTCTACAAACTGCAACAGAGGTGATTCCAGTACTGACCCATACACAGTTGGCCACTACCAGCTTCTTGCTCATGCTGCTGCAGTTGAAGTCTACAGGAAAAAGTTCCag TCTCAAAAAGGCCAAATTGGGATTACCCTGAATGCCGGATGGTTTGTGCCCTTAACCGAGTCAAGTAATGACCATAAAGCAGCATCTAGAGCCATTGCTTTTCAATATGATTG GTTTATGGAACCACTAAAGTCCGGTTCATACCCTATTGATATGGTTAAGCTTGTGGGAAAACGATTGCCAACATTCTCTGAAAAGGAAGCTTCATTGGTTAAAGGAGCTTTTGATTTCATTGGAGTAAACTACTACACTGCAAATTATGCAACTGATGTTCCTTGCAAAACCAACAGCTTGAGCTACACGACAGACTCTTGTGTCAATGTTTCATCCTATAGAAATGGGGTTCCAATAGGCAAAAAGAGTGGGTCAAGTTGGCTTTATGTTTACCCAAGAGGGATTGAAGATCTTCTGCTCTATACCAAGTACAAGTTTGATGATCCTGTCATCTACATAACTGAGAATGGAGTTAGTGAGTTGAATACTGGTTCGGTTTCTCTAGAGGATAACCTCAGGGTAGATTACTACCATGATCATTTGTCTTACCTTAGAAATGCAATGGCAATTGGCGTCAATGTTAAGGGATTCTTTGCATGGTCATTATTGGACAATTTTGAATGGGGTTCTGGTTATACAGTTCGATTTGGTTTGGTATTTATAGACTACAAGGATGGATTGAAAAGGTATCCAAAAAAATCAGCAAATTGGTTCAAAGACTTTCTTGGTTCTGTGAATCACACAGCATAG
- the LOC110625147 gene encoding beta-glucosidase 12 produces MKGIGFDAYRFSISWSRILPRGHPRGGVNPEGINYYNNLINELLANGIQPFVTLFHWDLPQTLEDEYGGFLSPKIADDFRDYAELCFKNFGDRVKHWITLNEPLTVADGGYATGKKAPGRCSNWLHHNCTGGDSSTEPYIVAHNQLLAHAAAVQVYRDKYQISQNGQIGITLSSAWILPLTNSSRDFSAAARAISFQYDWFMEPLKSGSYPADMVAYVGKRLPRFSKEESQMVKGSFDFIGVNYYTSKYAFDVPCKTENLSYTTDSCAQSTTERNGIPIGPKTGSDWLYVYPRGILDLLLYTKNKFNDLIIYITENGVGELNTDRIIVEDNYRIRYFNDHLSFLNKAIMKGVKVKGYFGWSLLDNFEWEDGYKVRFGMVYVDYKNGLKRDLKKSAKWFKKFLLS; encoded by the exons ATGAAGGGTATAGGTTTTGATGCTTACAGATTTTCCATTTCATGGTCTAGAATATTACCTC GTGGCCATCCCAGAGGAGGAGTAAATCCAGAGGGAATTAATTACTACAATAATCTCATCAATGAACTACTAGCCAATG GAATCCAACCTTTTGTGACCTTATTCCACTGGGATCTTCCTCAAACTCTTGAAGATGAATATGGTGGCTTTTTAAGCCCCAAAATTGC GGATGATTTTCGTGATTATGCAGAATTATGTTTTAAAAACTTTGGTGATAGGGTGAAGCATTGGATCACTTTGAATGAGCCGTTAACTGTTGCTGATGGTGGGTATGCAACTGGTAAAAAAGCACCTGGGAGATGTTCCAATTGGCTCCATCACAACTGCACTGGCGGTGATTCAAGTACTGAGCCATATATAGTGGCTCACAATCAACTTCTTGCTCATGCAGCTGCAGTTCAAGTTTACAGGGACAAGTATCAG ATATCTCAAAATGGTCAAATTGGAATTACTCTAAGCTCTGCCTGGATTTTACCCTTGACTAACTCAAGTAGAGACTTCAGTGCAGCAGCTCGAGCCATTTCCTTCCAGTATGACTGGTTCATGGAGCCACTGAAGTCTGGTTCATATCCAGCTGATATGGTTGCTTATGTGGGAAAACGATTGCCTCGATTTTCTAAGGAAGAATCACAGATGGTTAAAGGATCTTTTGATTTCATTGGAGTTAACTATTACACTTCAaagtatgcttttgatgttcctTGCAAAACTGAAAACTTAAGCTACACCACTGACTCTTGTGCTCAGTCTACAA CCGAGCGAAATGGGATTCCCATTGGTCCTAAG ACAGGATCAGATTGGCTTTATGTGTATCCAAGAGGAATTCTAGATCTTTTGCTCTACACCAAGAACAAGTTCAATGATCTAATCATTTATATAACTGAGAATG GAGTTGGTGAGCTTAATACTGACAGAATAATTGTTGAGGATAACTATAGAATACGTTACTTCAATGATCATCTTTCATTTCTTAACAAAGCAATTAT GAAAGGTGTGAAAGTAAAGGGATACTTTGGATGGTCACTTCTAGACAATTTTGAATGGGAAGATGGGTATAAAGTTCGTTTTGGAATGGTCTATGTAGACTACAAGAATGGATTGAAAAGGGATCTCAAAAAATCAGCAAAGTGGTTCAAGAAATTTCTTCTGTCTTAG
- the LOC110624849 gene encoding beta-glucosidase 15 isoform X2 → MKMVEDQVFGISSLKNTLEDVAIMKGIGFDAYRFSISWSRILPRGHLKGGVNPKGINYYNNLINELLANGIQPFVTLFHWDLPQTLEDEYGGLLSSKIADDFRDYAELCFKNFGDRVKHWITLNEPLTVADNGYATGTKAPGRCSNWLHYNCTGGDSSTEPYIVAHNQLLAHAAAVQVYRDKYQISQNGQIGITLSSAWILPLTNSSRDFSAAARAISFQYDWFMEPLKSGSYPADMVAYVGKRLPRFSKEESLMVKGSFDFIGVNYYTSKYAFDVPCKTEHLSYTTDSCAQSTAERNGIPIGPKTGSDWLYVYPRGILDLLLYTKNKFNDPIIYITENGVSELDTDRIIVEDNYRIRYFNDHLSFLNKAIMKGVKVKGYFGWSLLDNFEWEDGYKVRFGMVYVDYKNGLKRDLKNSAKWFKKFLVSESHSIAEKGLAII, encoded by the exons ATGAAGATGGTAGAGGACCAAGTATTTGGGATATCTTCACTCAAAAATACCCtg GAAGATGTGGCAATAATGAAAGGTATAGGTTTCGATGCTTACAGATTTTCCATTTCATGGTCTAGAATATTACCCC GTGGTCATCTCAAAGGAGGAGTAAATCCAAAGGGAATTAATTACTACAATAATCTCATCAATGAACTCCTAGCCAATG GAATCCAACCTTTTGTGACCTTATTCCACTGGGATCTTCCTCAAACTCTTGAAGATGAATATGGTGGCCTTTTAAGCTCCAAAATTGC GGATGATTTTCGTGATTATGCAGAATTATGTTTTAAAAACTTTGGTGATAGAGTGAAGCATTGGATCACTTTGAATGAGCCGTTAACTGTTGCTGATAATGGGTATGCAACTGGTACAAAAGCACCTGGGAGATGTTCCAATTGGCTCCATTACAACTGCACTGGCGGTGATTCGAGTACTGAGCCATACATAGTGGCTCACAATCAACTTCTTGCTCATGCAGCTGCAGTTCAAGTTTACAGGGACAAGTATCAG ATATCTCAAAATGGTCAAATTGGAATTACTCTAAGCTCTGCCTGGATTTTACCCTTGACTAACTCAAGTAGAGACTTCAGTGCAGCAGCTCGAGCCATTTCCTTCCAGTATGACTGGTTCATGGAGCCACTGAAGTCTGGTTCATATCCAGCTGATATGGTTGCTTATGTGGGAAAACGATTGCCTCGATTTTCTAAGGAAGAATCACTGATGGTTAAAGGATCTTTTGATTTCATTGGAGTTAACTATTACACTTCAaagtatgcttttgatgttcctTGCAAAACTGAACACTTAAGCTACACCACTGACTCTTGTGCTCAGTCTACAG CCGAGCGAAACGGGATTCCCATTGGTCCTAAG ACAGGATCAGATTGGCTTTATGTGTATCCAAGAGGAATTCTAGATCTTTTGCTCTACACCAAGAACAAGTTCAATGATCCAATCATTTATATAACTGAGAATG GAGTTAGTGAGCTTGATACTGACAGGATAATTGTTGAGGATAACTATAGAATACGTTACTTCAATGATCATCTTTCATTTCTTAACAAAGCAATTAT GAAAGGTGTGAAAGTAAAGGGATACTTTGGATGGTCACTTCTAGACAATTTTGAATGGGAAGATGGGTATAAAGTTCGTTTTGGAATGGTCTATGTAGACTACAAGAATGGATTGAAAAGGGATCTCAAAAACTCAGCAAAGTGGTTCAAGAAATTTCTTGTCTCAGAATCACATTCAATTGCAGAGAAGGGATTGgcaataatttaa
- the LOC110624849 gene encoding beta-glucosidase 12 isoform X1: MKKKLTMKVMIFLSSLFLLVSVAFSEDSAEHLAPVHRSSFPAGFVFGTASSAYQYEGAAHEDGRGPSIWDIFTQKYPEKIKDHSNGNVADDSYHRYKEDVAIMKGIGFDAYRFSISWSRILPRGHLKGGVNPKGINYYNNLINELLANGIQPFVTLFHWDLPQTLEDEYGGLLSSKIADDFRDYAELCFKNFGDRVKHWITLNEPLTVADNGYATGTKAPGRCSNWLHYNCTGGDSSTEPYIVAHNQLLAHAAAVQVYRDKYQISQNGQIGITLSSAWILPLTNSSRDFSAAARAISFQYDWFMEPLKSGSYPADMVAYVGKRLPRFSKEESLMVKGSFDFIGVNYYTSKYAFDVPCKTEHLSYTTDSCAQSTAERNGIPIGPKTGSDWLYVYPRGILDLLLYTKNKFNDPIIYITENGVSELDTDRIIVEDNYRIRYFNDHLSFLNKAIMKGVKVKGYFGWSLLDNFEWEDGYKVRFGMVYVDYKNGLKRDLKNSAKWFKKFLVSESHSIAEKGLAII, translated from the exons ATGAAAAAGAAACTAACCATGAAAGTTATgatctttctttcttctctatttctcCTGGTTTCAGTCGCCTTCAGTGAAGATTCTGCAGAGCATTTGGCTCCCGTTCACCGGAGCAGTTTTCCGGCGGGTTTTGTCTTTGGGACTGCATCATCTGCATACCAG TATGAAGGGGCAGCACATGAAGATGGTAGAGGACCAAGTATTTGGGATATCTTCACTCAAAAATACCCtg AAAAGATAAAAGACCACAGTAATGGAAATGTAGCTGATGATTCATACCATAGATATAAG GAAGATGTGGCAATAATGAAAGGTATAGGTTTCGATGCTTACAGATTTTCCATTTCATGGTCTAGAATATTACCCC GTGGTCATCTCAAAGGAGGAGTAAATCCAAAGGGAATTAATTACTACAATAATCTCATCAATGAACTCCTAGCCAATG GAATCCAACCTTTTGTGACCTTATTCCACTGGGATCTTCCTCAAACTCTTGAAGATGAATATGGTGGCCTTTTAAGCTCCAAAATTGC GGATGATTTTCGTGATTATGCAGAATTATGTTTTAAAAACTTTGGTGATAGAGTGAAGCATTGGATCACTTTGAATGAGCCGTTAACTGTTGCTGATAATGGGTATGCAACTGGTACAAAAGCACCTGGGAGATGTTCCAATTGGCTCCATTACAACTGCACTGGCGGTGATTCGAGTACTGAGCCATACATAGTGGCTCACAATCAACTTCTTGCTCATGCAGCTGCAGTTCAAGTTTACAGGGACAAGTATCAG ATATCTCAAAATGGTCAAATTGGAATTACTCTAAGCTCTGCCTGGATTTTACCCTTGACTAACTCAAGTAGAGACTTCAGTGCAGCAGCTCGAGCCATTTCCTTCCAGTATGACTGGTTCATGGAGCCACTGAAGTCTGGTTCATATCCAGCTGATATGGTTGCTTATGTGGGAAAACGATTGCCTCGATTTTCTAAGGAAGAATCACTGATGGTTAAAGGATCTTTTGATTTCATTGGAGTTAACTATTACACTTCAaagtatgcttttgatgttcctTGCAAAACTGAACACTTAAGCTACACCACTGACTCTTGTGCTCAGTCTACAG CCGAGCGAAACGGGATTCCCATTGGTCCTAAG ACAGGATCAGATTGGCTTTATGTGTATCCAAGAGGAATTCTAGATCTTTTGCTCTACACCAAGAACAAGTTCAATGATCCAATCATTTATATAACTGAGAATG GAGTTAGTGAGCTTGATACTGACAGGATAATTGTTGAGGATAACTATAGAATACGTTACTTCAATGATCATCTTTCATTTCTTAACAAAGCAATTAT GAAAGGTGTGAAAGTAAAGGGATACTTTGGATGGTCACTTCTAGACAATTTTGAATGGGAAGATGGGTATAAAGTTCGTTTTGGAATGGTCTATGTAGACTACAAGAATGGATTGAAAAGGGATCTCAAAAACTCAGCAAAGTGGTTCAAGAAATTTCTTGTCTCAGAATCACATTCAATTGCAGAGAAGGGATTGgcaataatttaa
- the LOC110624850 gene encoding box C/D snoRNA protein 1 encodes MEQEQQRKDQSSRNSIPKEQQKMLCEECKQNPSKYKCPGCSIRSCSLPCVKAHKQRTGCSGKRVQTQFVPLSQFNDNILLSDYNLLEEMKRVADSSQRMRTKLCAYSQYKLPAHLRSLKGAAAGRRTKLLFLPSGMSKRVKNQSHYNQRKKFISWTIEWRFHTTDVTLVDHGIREDTHLSSVIEKHLKPGPWNHQLRQFCEEHLDSLKFFVRKYPKGPRSAFCELDIKAPLRQQLANVVILEYPVIHVFLPSQSYDFEVIKDVKPVSHRPESKNPVHNDHPSPKGVAFREEEVEENNDSSNPQVYDFLKNVILSPLPEIPHLNTSEKTLYEQSDALAREALDNNSHYNSQTMEPGIFEDMDFDFDQGLMDAYSDLIGQVNPDDFLDLGGEFPKEEKLEERKDVLNSRGVSLMQEELEEGEIVE; translated from the exons ATGGAGCAGGAGCAACAACGAAAGGATCAATCTTCACGAAACTCAATCCCTAAAGAGCAGCAAAAAATGCTATGCGAAGAGTGCAAACAGAACCCATCAAAGTACAAATGCCCGGGCTGCTCTATTCGCTCTTGCAGCCTTCCTTGTGTCAAAGCTCACAAACAACGCACTGGATGCTCGGGAAAGCGGGTTCAGACGCAGTTCGTTCCTCTATCTCAGTTCAATGATAATATCCTCTTATCTG ATTATAATTTGCTTGAGGAAATGAAGAGGGTTGCTGATTCTTCTCAGAGAATGAGAACAAAATTGTGTGCATATTCTCAATATAAGTTACCAGCTCATCTTCGAAGCCTCAAGGGTGCTGCTGCTGGCCGGAGGACAAAGCTTCTTTTTCTCCCAAGTGGAATGTCAAAGAGGGTGAAAAATCAATCTCATTACAACCAAAG GAAGAAATTTATATCTTGGACAATTGAGTGGCGATTTCACACTACAGATGTTACTTTAGTAGACCATGG AATACGCGAGGACACACACCTATCCTCTGTAATTGAGAAACATCTAAAACCTGGACCATGGAACCATCAATTAAGGCAATTCTGTGAGGAGCATCTGGATTCTCTTAAGTTTTTTGTCCGTAAATATCCGAAG GGACCCAGGTCAGCTTTCTGTGAATTGGACATAAAGGCCCCTTTAAGGCAACAACTGGCCAATGTTGTCATTTTGGAGTATCCTGttattcatgtttttcttccttCACAAAGTTATGATTTTGAAGTTATCAAAGATGTGAAACCTGTCAGTCATAGACCAGAATCTAAGAATCCTGTTCACAATGATCACCCAAGTCCAAAAGGCGTTGCCTTCAGGGAGGAGGAGGTAGAAGAAAATAACGACTCTTCAAATCCTCAGGTTTATGATTTCCTGAAAAATGTAATTTTGAGTCCGCTACCTGAAATCCCTCATCTGAATACGTCTGAGAAAACTTTGTATGAGCAATCTGATGCCTTGGCGAGAGAGGCACTGGACAATAATTCACATTACAATTCCCAGACCATGGAACCAGGAATTTTTGAGGATATGgactttgattttgatcaaggcTTGATGGATGCATACTCGGATCTCATTGGACAAGTTAATCCTGATGACTTTCTTGATTTGGGAGGTGAATTTCCTAAGGAAGAAAAGTTGGAAGAAAGGAAAGACGTGTTGAATTCCAGGGGAGTTTCATTGATGCAAGAGGAATTAGAAGAAGGGGAAATTGTGGAGTAA